Proteins from a single region of Apium graveolens cultivar Ventura chromosome 7, ASM990537v1, whole genome shotgun sequence:
- the LOC141672220 gene encoding glutathione S-transferase T1-like isoform X2, whose protein sequence is MKLQIYSNRLSQPCRAIIIFCKLHGIEFEEINVSVAQGQQFTPEYKVINPMGKLPAIVHGSYKLFERYPSDIQKRAKIHSVLDWHHSNIRQGEVGYVQNMTLKPLLGGKLDPEAAAVNEKLLSKSLAKIENFWLKGDGKFLLGNFQPSIADLSLVCEIMQLQLVPESDRNRILSPYKKILQWIEDTRNATNPYFDELHSFILELKAVLTVDSSVVVNEVTKQSHAVLSKL, encoded by the exons atgaagttgcAAATCTATAGCAACCGCCTTTCTCAACCTTGTCGTGCTATTATAATCTTCTGCAA GCTTCATGGGATTGAATTTGAGGAGATTAATGTTTCTGTTGCCCAGGGTCAGCAGTTTACTCCTGAATATAAAG TAATAAATCCTATGGGAAAATTGCCAGCAATTGTTCATGGAAGTTACAAGCTCTTTGAGAG GTATCCATCTGATATACAGAAAAGAGCAAAGATCCACTCCGTGTTAGATTGGCATCATTCGAATATACGACAGGGTGAAG TTGGTTATGTTCAGAATATGACACTTAAACCTCTACTTGGTGGTAAATTGGATCCAGAAGCTGCTGCTGTTAATGAAAAGCTTCTGTCTAAATCTCTTGCAAAAATTGAAAATTTTTGGCTCAAAGGAGACGGTAAGTTTCTGCTGGGAAACTTCCAACCATCAATTGCTGATCTCAGCTTAGTATGTGAAATTATGCAATTACAG CTTGTACCTGAAAGTGATCGTAACCGAATATTAAGTCCATACAAGAAAATTTTGCAATGGATTGAGGATACGAGGAATGCAACTAATCCATATTTCGACGAATTACATTCATTTATCTTGGAACTCAAAGCCGTGCTGACAGTAGACAGCTCAGTAGTTGTAAACGAAGTGACTAAGCAGAGTCATGCAGTGCTATCTAAGTTGTAG
- the LOC141672220 gene encoding glutathione S-transferase T1-like isoform X1, producing MKLQIYSNRLSQPCRAIIIFCKLHGIEFEEINVSVAQGQQFTPEYKVINPMGKLPAIVHGSYKLFESHAILIYLACSFPGVADHWYPSDIQKRAKIHSVLDWHHSNIRQGEVGYVQNMTLKPLLGGKLDPEAAAVNEKLLSKSLAKIENFWLKGDGKFLLGNFQPSIADLSLVCEIMQLQLVPESDRNRILSPYKKILQWIEDTRNATNPYFDELHSFILELKAVLTVDSSVVVNEVTKQSHAVLSKL from the exons atgaagttgcAAATCTATAGCAACCGCCTTTCTCAACCTTGTCGTGCTATTATAATCTTCTGCAA GCTTCATGGGATTGAATTTGAGGAGATTAATGTTTCTGTTGCCCAGGGTCAGCAGTTTACTCCTGAATATAAAG TAATAAATCCTATGGGAAAATTGCCAGCAATTGTTCATGGAAGTTACAAGCTCTTTGAGAG CCATGCAATTCTTATCTATCTCGCTTGTTCATTTCCTGGAGTTGCAGATCACTG GTATCCATCTGATATACAGAAAAGAGCAAAGATCCACTCCGTGTTAGATTGGCATCATTCGAATATACGACAGGGTGAAG TTGGTTATGTTCAGAATATGACACTTAAACCTCTACTTGGTGGTAAATTGGATCCAGAAGCTGCTGCTGTTAATGAAAAGCTTCTGTCTAAATCTCTTGCAAAAATTGAAAATTTTTGGCTCAAAGGAGACGGTAAGTTTCTGCTGGGAAACTTCCAACCATCAATTGCTGATCTCAGCTTAGTATGTGAAATTATGCAATTACAG CTTGTACCTGAAAGTGATCGTAACCGAATATTAAGTCCATACAAGAAAATTTTGCAATGGATTGAGGATACGAGGAATGCAACTAATCCATATTTCGACGAATTACATTCATTTATCTTGGAACTCAAAGCCGTGCTGACAGTAGACAGCTCAGTAGTTGTAAACGAAGTGACTAAGCAGAGTCATGCAGTGCTATCTAAGTTGTAG